One genomic window of Rhizomicrobium sp. includes the following:
- a CDS encoding FAD-binding oxidoreductase, with translation MRTPPGVSAEDFAAAIAAFQAVVGRDWVFTSDEDLEPYRDAYSILWSEPDERIASAAVAPLTAEEVQAVMRIANDKRIPIYPISTGKNLGYGGAAPVLSGSIVLDLKRMNRILEIDERSAYALVEPGVTYFDLYRAIQDRKLNLWIDCPDPGWGSVIGNALDYGGGYTHSSYRNHFDAHCGMEVVLADGEVLRTGMGALPGARTWQQNKYGYGPFVDGLFKQSSLGVVTKMGIWLYPAPEAYAAGVIGVPRKADINALVDVINYLENTVTMQGMPVFASPFLPLGFAVPLPPGMPSSDASVVEQEAYAARTNTPFWTVTVSYYGPPEVVKAQWEYTKKKASAIPGASFSGGDVIAMPPKPEDLTGMLSKSPFGIPALSIFSIGARSEHSDPTEGHITCSPIIPRTGEGITEAYELIQKTAQRLELPVTVLTPPIGCWARTFVILVMMAVSHDPEKNKRTRTGFRELIKILADHGYGEYRTAPAFQDDVMATYSFNNHALLRFHEAVKDAIDPNGILSAGRYGVWPRHLREKKS, from the coding sequence ATGAGGACGCCGCCCGGCGTGAGCGCGGAGGATTTCGCCGCCGCCATCGCGGCATTCCAGGCGGTCGTGGGTCGGGATTGGGTGTTCACCTCCGACGAGGACCTGGAGCCCTATCGCGACGCCTACTCGATCCTTTGGAGCGAGCCGGACGAACGGATCGCGTCCGCCGCGGTTGCGCCGCTCACCGCCGAGGAGGTGCAGGCGGTGATGCGGATCGCCAACGACAAGCGCATCCCGATCTATCCGATCTCGACCGGCAAGAATCTCGGCTACGGCGGGGCGGCGCCGGTGCTGTCCGGCAGCATCGTGCTCGACCTTAAGCGGATGAACCGCATCCTGGAGATCGACGAGCGCAGCGCCTATGCGCTGGTCGAGCCGGGCGTGACCTATTTCGATCTTTACCGCGCCATCCAGGACAGGAAGCTGAACCTGTGGATCGACTGCCCCGATCCGGGTTGGGGCAGCGTGATCGGCAATGCGCTGGATTATGGCGGCGGCTACACCCATTCCTCGTACCGCAATCACTTCGACGCCCATTGCGGGATGGAGGTGGTGCTGGCCGACGGCGAGGTGCTGCGCACCGGCATGGGCGCCCTGCCCGGCGCCAGGACCTGGCAGCAGAACAAATACGGCTACGGACCGTTCGTGGACGGATTGTTCAAGCAGTCCAGCCTCGGCGTCGTCACCAAGATGGGGATCTGGCTCTATCCGGCGCCGGAGGCTTATGCCGCCGGCGTGATCGGCGTGCCGAGGAAGGCCGACATCAACGCGCTGGTCGACGTCATCAACTATCTGGAGAACACCGTGACCATGCAGGGCATGCCGGTATTCGCCAGCCCCTTCCTGCCGCTCGGCTTCGCGGTGCCGCTGCCGCCCGGCATGCCGTCGAGCGACGCCAGCGTGGTGGAGCAGGAAGCTTATGCGGCGCGCACCAACACGCCGTTCTGGACCGTCACGGTGTCCTATTACGGCCCCCCCGAAGTCGTGAAGGCGCAGTGGGAGTACACCAAGAAGAAAGCGTCCGCGATTCCCGGCGCCAGTTTCAGCGGCGGCGATGTGATCGCCATGCCGCCGAAGCCCGAAGACCTGACGGGGATGCTGAGCAAGTCGCCGTTCGGCATTCCGGCGCTGTCGATCTTCTCCATCGGTGCGCGCAGCGAGCATTCCGATCCGACGGAAGGGCACATCACCTGCTCGCCGATCATCCCGCGCACCGGCGAGGGCATCACCGAGGCCTATGAGCTGATCCAGAAGACGGCGCAGCGGCTCGAACTGCCGGTCACGGTGCTGACGCCGCCGATCGGCTGCTGGGCGCGGACCTTCGTGATCCTGGTGATGATGGCGGTCAGCCACGATCCGGAAAAGAACAAGCGCACCCGAACCGGCTTCCGCGAGCTGATCAAGATCCTGGCCGATCACGGCTATGGCGAATACCGCACGGCGCCGGCGTTCCAGGACGACGTGATGGCGACCTATAGCTTCAACAATCACGCGCTGCTGCGCTTCCACGAGGCGGTGAAGGACGCGATCGATCCTAACGGCATTCTCTCCGCCGGCCGCTATGGCGTGTGGCCCAGGCATTTGCGGGAGAAGAAATCGTGA
- a CDS encoding carboxymuconolactone decarboxylase family protein has protein sequence MIKELFEKGLKIRKEVLGAAYVEKSLAAADEFSMPMQEMATESCWGYIWGREGLPRRDRSVVNLAMISVLNRPHELKIHVKAALRNGLSKKEISEIFLQVACYAGIPAGVDSFRIAKEAIAEYESENKA, from the coding sequence ATGATCAAGGAACTGTTCGAGAAGGGCCTGAAGATCCGCAAGGAAGTGCTGGGCGCCGCCTATGTCGAGAAATCGCTCGCGGCGGCGGACGAGTTCAGCATGCCGATGCAGGAGATGGCGACCGAATCCTGCTGGGGCTACATCTGGGGCCGCGAGGGCCTGCCGCGCCGCGACCGCAGCGTCGTCAATCTCGCGATGATCAGCGTGCTCAACCGGCCGCACGAGTTGAAGATCCACGTCAAGGCGGCGCTGCGCAACGGCCTTTCCAAAAAGGAGATCTCGGAAATCTTCCTGCAGGTCGCCTGCTATGCCGGCATCCCGGCCGGCGTCGACAGCTTTCGCATCGCCAAGGAAGCCATCGCGGAATACGAGAGCGAAAACAAAGCCTGA
- a CDS encoding NAD(P)-dependent oxidoreductase, which produces MNENIGFIGLGRMGSRMCARLVDAGHAVTVFDVDDKNVERLTQRGAKRAGSPTEVADAAELVFASLPSPAIVQEVAAGAAKGKTIKTFVDLSTTGPRVTAAVAAALAAKGIVMLDAPVSGGIKGAEQGTLAVMVSGPKDSYAKIEAILRNFGRLFFMGETPGLGQTMKLANNLMGACAIAITGEGMAMGIKAGLDPKLMIDVLNVSSGRSSATQDKWPKSVLPRTFDFGFATGLSFKDVRLCVEEAEAMGVPMIVGSAVRQMLSITNNVYGPDSDFTEMARLVESWAGLDSSKSNKGNPT; this is translated from the coding sequence ATGAACGAAAATATCGGCTTTATCGGGCTGGGACGGATGGGCTCGCGCATGTGCGCGCGCCTGGTCGATGCCGGGCACGCGGTCACGGTGTTCGATGTCGACGACAAGAATGTCGAGCGGCTCACGCAGCGCGGCGCCAAGCGCGCCGGTTCGCCAACCGAGGTCGCGGATGCGGCGGAGCTGGTGTTCGCCAGCCTGCCCTCCCCCGCCATCGTGCAGGAGGTCGCGGCGGGCGCCGCCAAGGGCAAGACGATCAAGACCTTCGTCGATCTGTCGACCACCGGTCCGCGCGTCACGGCGGCCGTCGCGGCGGCGCTGGCGGCGAAGGGCATCGTCATGCTCGACGCGCCGGTCTCCGGCGGCATCAAAGGCGCGGAGCAAGGCACGCTCGCCGTGATGGTGTCGGGGCCGAAGGACAGCTACGCGAAGATCGAGGCCATCCTCAGGAATTTCGGCAGGCTGTTCTTCATGGGCGAGACGCCGGGGCTCGGCCAGACCATGAAGCTCGCCAACAATCTGATGGGCGCCTGCGCCATCGCGATCACTGGCGAAGGCATGGCGATGGGCATCAAGGCCGGCCTCGACCCCAAGCTGATGATCGACGTCTTGAACGTGTCGAGCGGGCGCAGCAGCGCGACGCAGGACAAATGGCCCAAATCCGTCCTGCCGCGGACCTTCGATTTCGGATTCGCCACGGGCCTTTCGTTCAAGGACGTTCGGCTGTGCGTCGAAGAGGCCGAAGCCATGGGCGTGCCGATGATCGTGGGCAGCGCGGTGCGCCAGATGCTGTCGATCACCAACAACGTCTACGGGCCCGACAGCGACTTCACCGAGATGGCGCGGCTGGTCGAAAGCTGGGCCGGGCTCGATTCCAGCAAATCCAACAAGGGAAATCCGACATGA
- a CDS encoding N-acyl homoserine lactonase family protein produces MSDSYEIYAIHYGHHDRKGHENFIGGDPHDDIDMPLDYFVWAIVGSERTFVLDTGFAPDMARKRGREITRPVADGLLAIGVDPGTVGDVILSHMHYDHAGNLPMFPKARFHIQDAEMEYITGRSMCHGMLRGAFEAEHVAQMVHNVFDGRVQFHDGVSELAPGITLHKVGGHTKGLQVTRVKTRRGWVVLASDAAHLYANMERAHPFPIVVDVDDYLEAFATIRKLASSDAHIVPGHDPLVLARYPLARDGLAGVVRLDIEPKG; encoded by the coding sequence ATGTCGGACAGCTACGAGATCTATGCGATCCACTACGGTCACCACGACCGCAAGGGGCATGAGAACTTCATCGGCGGCGATCCGCATGACGACATCGACATGCCGCTCGACTATTTCGTCTGGGCCATCGTCGGCAGCGAGCGGACTTTCGTGCTCGATACGGGTTTCGCGCCGGACATGGCGCGGAAGCGCGGCCGCGAGATCACGCGGCCGGTTGCCGACGGGTTACTGGCCATCGGAGTCGATCCCGGCACGGTCGGCGACGTGATCCTGTCGCACATGCATTACGACCATGCGGGCAACCTGCCGATGTTTCCCAAGGCGCGCTTCCACATCCAGGACGCCGAGATGGAATATATCACCGGGCGGTCGATGTGCCACGGGATGTTGCGCGGCGCCTTCGAGGCCGAGCATGTCGCGCAGATGGTGCACAACGTGTTCGACGGGCGGGTGCAGTTCCACGATGGCGTGTCGGAGCTCGCGCCGGGGATCACACTGCACAAGGTCGGCGGCCATACCAAGGGCTTGCAGGTCACGCGGGTGAAGACGCGGCGGGGCTGGGTCGTGCTGGCGTCGGACGCGGCGCATCTCTACGCCAATATGGAGCGCGCCCATCCCTTCCCCATCGTCGTCGATGTCGACGACTATCTGGAAGCCTTCGCCACCATCCGCAAGCTGGCGAGTTCCGACGCGCATATCGTGCCGGGTCACGATCCCTTGGTGCTCGCGCGCTATCCGCTGGCGCGCGACGGACTTGCCGGCGTGGTACGCCTCGACATCGAACCGAAAGGCTGA
- a CDS encoding cytochrome P450, producing the protein MEIPSTDIDMFSADSVRNARRVDDGIREIAPVVHLERENIVMLGRYEDVAKGLVDWKAFSNTSRPWHDPNSVRPEILLTDDPPRHTQVRAVIGRALSPKAMKTMEDAFRREAEVLVDDLLAHDTGEIDAISGITARYVHKVLPDLMGLPVEGRENMTPFGNAVWATMGPANALFDAAMAGAGNSFEWVDQACSRQNIREGSLGGEMYAAADRGEISEQDAKLLTLTILSAGADTTVITMGNALNAFARFPEQYQALRDDPSLLRNAFDEALRWDSPSRMAGRITKTDVRIGDYVIPEGTRCGLMFGAANRDPRKWDDPERYDIRRDLRGQVGWGQGIHMCVGKALAQAEADALLGEIVKRVARIEPAGEPEPWMTTIGHGPIKVPVRLHAA; encoded by the coding sequence ATGGAAATTCCCTCGACCGACATCGACATGTTTAGCGCCGACTCGGTGCGCAACGCGCGGCGCGTCGATGACGGCATCCGCGAGATCGCGCCCGTCGTCCATCTGGAGCGCGAGAACATCGTGATGCTGGGCCGCTATGAAGATGTCGCCAAGGGGCTGGTGGACTGGAAGGCGTTTTCCAATACCTCGCGCCCCTGGCACGATCCCAATTCGGTGCGGCCCGAAATCCTCCTGACCGACGATCCGCCGCGCCACACCCAGGTGCGCGCGGTGATCGGCCGGGCGCTGTCGCCCAAGGCGATGAAGACGATGGAAGACGCCTTCCGGCGCGAAGCCGAGGTGCTGGTCGACGATCTTCTGGCGCACGACACGGGCGAGATCGACGCGATAAGCGGCATCACGGCGCGCTATGTCCACAAGGTGCTGCCCGACCTGATGGGCCTGCCGGTGGAAGGCCGCGAGAACATGACGCCGTTCGGCAATGCGGTGTGGGCGACGATGGGGCCGGCGAACGCGCTGTTCGACGCCGCCATGGCCGGCGCCGGCAACAGCTTCGAATGGGTCGATCAGGCGTGCAGCCGCCAGAACATCCGCGAGGGCAGCCTGGGCGGCGAGATGTATGCGGCGGCGGATCGCGGCGAAATCAGCGAGCAGGATGCCAAGCTGCTGACGCTGACCATCCTGTCGGCGGGCGCCGACACCACGGTCATCACCATGGGCAATGCGCTCAACGCCTTCGCGCGGTTTCCCGAACAATACCAGGCGCTGCGTGACGATCCCTCGCTCCTGCGCAATGCGTTCGACGAGGCGCTGCGCTGGGATTCGCCCTCGCGCATGGCGGGACGCATCACCAAGACGGACGTGCGGATCGGGGATTATGTGATCCCGGAAGGCACGCGCTGCGGGCTGATGTTCGGCGCCGCCAACCGCGATCCGCGCAAATGGGACGATCCGGAGCGTTATGATATCCGCCGCGACCTGCGCGGCCAGGTCGGCTGGGGCCAGGGTATCCATATGTGCGTCGGCAAGGCGCTGGCGCAGGCGGAAGCCGATGCACTCCTGGGCGAGATCGTCAAGCGCGTGGCGCGGATCGAACCGGCGGGCGAGCCGGAGCCGTGGATGACGACCATCGGCCATGGGCCGATCAAGGTGCCCGTGCGCCTGCACGCGGCCTGA
- a CDS encoding NAD(P)/FAD-dependent oxidoreductase yields the protein MATDYDVIAIGSGHNGLVAAAYMAQAGKKVLVLERNAWHGGGVVTRELTVPGFLHDQHSMAHIFIQGNPLLKNDDLGLKSKFGLRYVFPEMPMVSVFEDGTTLGMYRDRERTVADIAKFSKKDAEAFRGFADMAKTFLPMIQSQLYSPPVPLGASYALMDQSREGREMWRIMQLSCHDLLTGLFENEKVIMHFGRIAGENLVSPDEKATGMGPFVFVGFLEAYGIGVPLGGSGKLTEALIASIESNGGEVLANADVTAVTTKNGRATGVATKDGREYKAKDGVIGAIHPHLLGRMVSGLDPAVVHDANATQISEIGCITIHAALNEPLKFRAGDHVKAVMIELLPNSYNALRKSFDNLRYGGFTDPPLIGLGSISMHDPSRAPAGKATMHVWDYVPYKRADGLDWDATKKAYAERMLAHMGKYISNVGPENIIAYQCDSPLDMERTSASFQHGDLHGVASTTYQSGAHRPTPDLGMNVVPGCERLYLVGPFQHPGGGVFGAGRAAAMRMCEDLKIDFDKIGVRR from the coding sequence ATGGCCACGGATTACGACGTCATAGCGATCGGCTCGGGCCATAACGGCCTCGTCGCCGCGGCCTATATGGCGCAGGCCGGCAAGAAGGTCCTGGTCTTGGAGCGCAATGCCTGGCACGGCGGCGGCGTGGTGACGCGCGAATTGACGGTGCCGGGTTTCCTGCACGACCAGCATTCGATGGCGCACATTTTCATCCAGGGCAATCCGCTCCTGAAGAACGACGATTTGGGCCTCAAGTCGAAATTCGGTCTGCGCTATGTGTTTCCCGAGATGCCGATGGTCTCGGTGTTCGAGGACGGCACGACGCTGGGCATGTACCGCGACCGCGAGCGCACCGTCGCCGACATCGCGAAGTTCTCCAAGAAGGACGCCGAGGCGTTCCGCGGCTTCGCGGACATGGCCAAGACCTTCCTGCCGATGATCCAATCGCAGCTCTATTCCCCGCCGGTGCCGCTCGGCGCCTCCTATGCGCTGATGGACCAGAGCCGCGAGGGCCGCGAGATGTGGCGCATCATGCAGCTCTCCTGCCACGACCTTCTGACCGGCCTGTTCGAGAACGAAAAGGTCATCATGCATTTCGGCCGCATCGCCGGGGAGAACCTGGTCTCGCCCGACGAGAAAGCGACCGGCATGGGACCGTTCGTGTTCGTCGGCTTCCTGGAAGCCTATGGCATCGGCGTTCCGCTCGGCGGTTCGGGCAAGCTGACCGAGGCGCTGATCGCCTCGATCGAATCCAATGGCGGCGAGGTCCTGGCGAACGCCGACGTGACCGCGGTGACGACGAAGAACGGCCGCGCCACCGGCGTGGCAACGAAGGACGGCCGCGAATACAAGGCCAAGGACGGCGTGATCGGCGCCATCCATCCGCATCTTCTGGGCAGGATGGTTTCGGGGCTCGATCCGGCGGTGGTGCACGACGCCAATGCGACGCAGATCTCCGAGATCGGCTGCATCACGATCCACGCCGCGCTGAACGAGCCGCTGAAATTCCGCGCCGGCGATCACGTCAAGGCAGTGATGATCGAGCTTCTGCCCAACTCCTACAACGCGCTGCGCAAGAGCTTCGACAATCTGCGCTATGGCGGCTTCACCGACCCGCCGCTGATCGGGCTTGGCTCGATCTCGATGCACGATCCGTCGCGCGCCCCGGCCGGCAAGGCGACGATGCATGTGTGGGACTACGTGCCCTATAAGCGCGCCGACGGTCTGGACTGGGACGCCACGAAGAAGGCCTATGCCGAGCGCATGCTGGCGCATATGGGCAAGTACATCTCGAATGTCGGGCCCGAGAACATCATCGCCTATCAGTGCGACAGCCCGCTCGACATGGAGCGCACCTCGGCCAGCTTCCAGCATGGCGATCTGCACGGCGTGGCGTCCACGACCTATCAGTCCGGCGCGCACCGGCCGACGCCCGACCTCGGCATGAACGTCGTGCCGGGCTGCGAGCGGCTCTATCTCGTGGGGCCGTTCCAGCATCCGGGCGGCGGCGTGTTCGGCGCCGGCCGCGCGGCGGCGATGCGGATGTGCGAGGACCTGAAGATCGATTTCGACAAGATCGGCGTGCGCAGATGA
- a CDS encoding nuclear transport factor 2 family protein — protein MAETESKNEKLVRSFFEDVLNTGDLEKIRPCFHPDATWTPMAKPGIPGAGVHRGRKGIVDEFLAPVRGLFVDGDPKNTVENLFGKGDFVAVETHGTGTFRNGREYDNRYAWIVEIRDDMIFAIREYMDTAYIASITS, from the coding sequence ATGGCCGAGACGGAAAGCAAGAACGAAAAGCTGGTCCGCAGCTTCTTCGAGGACGTGCTGAACACCGGCGACCTGGAAAAGATCCGGCCGTGTTTCCATCCCGACGCGACCTGGACGCCGATGGCCAAGCCCGGCATTCCCGGCGCCGGCGTGCATCGCGGCCGCAAGGGGATCGTCGACGAATTTCTCGCGCCGGTGCGCGGGCTGTTCGTGGACGGCGATCCGAAGAACACGGTCGAGAACCTGTTCGGCAAGGGCGATTTCGTCGCCGTGGAGACGCACGGCACCGGCACGTTCCGCAACGGGCGGGAATACGACAACCGCTATGCCTGGATCGTCGAGATCAGGGACGACATGATCTTCGCCATCCGCGAATACATGGACACCGCCTATATCGCGTCGATCACGAGCTGA
- a CDS encoding SDR family NAD(P)-dependent oxidoreductase has product MEDFKDKTAFITGGAAGIGLAMAREFLAAGAKVVIADIRQDALDKAVKTLGGGDKLRAIRLDVTDREAFALAAEDVGKVHILCSNAGIFIGGPTQDATYDDWDFCLGVNLGGTVNAVRTFVPRLIAQNEGGHIVLTSSINGLFASGAVGPYTASKFATTAIGECLRMNLAPYGIGVSILCPGPVATDLFDSTPAVRPKELSDTGAHLVKTDARDPVSQEIFAGAMSIEEVGRKVMQGLRRDDLYIITHGEIRDVLEARMKAVLAALPDEPIPPGRAKSARFLYDVPIYDEQSAKPAPKAV; this is encoded by the coding sequence ATGGAAGACTTCAAGGACAAGACGGCCTTCATCACCGGCGGCGCGGCCGGCATCGGCCTCGCCATGGCGCGGGAATTTCTGGCGGCCGGCGCCAAGGTGGTGATCGCCGACATCCGCCAGGACGCGCTCGACAAGGCGGTGAAGACGCTGGGCGGCGGCGACAAGCTGCGGGCCATCCGCCTCGATGTGACGGACCGCGAGGCCTTCGCGCTCGCGGCGGAAGACGTCGGCAAGGTCCACATCCTGTGCAGCAATGCCGGCATCTTCATCGGCGGCCCGACGCAGGACGCGACGTACGACGACTGGGATTTCTGCCTCGGCGTGAACCTCGGTGGCACCGTCAACGCCGTGCGCACCTTCGTGCCGCGCCTGATCGCGCAAAACGAGGGCGGTCATATCGTGCTCACCTCCTCGATCAACGGGCTGTTCGCGAGCGGCGCGGTCGGACCGTATACCGCGTCGAAATTCGCCACCACGGCGATCGGCGAGTGCCTGCGGATGAACCTGGCGCCCTATGGCATCGGCGTTTCGATCCTGTGCCCGGGGCCAGTCGCGACCGATCTGTTCGACAGCACGCCGGCGGTCCGGCCGAAGGAGTTGAGCGATACCGGCGCGCATCTGGTGAAGACCGACGCGCGCGATCCCGTCTCGCAGGAGATTTTCGCCGGCGCGATGTCGATCGAGGAAGTCGGGCGCAAGGTCATGCAGGGCCTCAGACGCGATGACCTTTACATCATCACCCATGGCGAAATCCGCGACGTGCTGGAAGCGCGGATGAAGGCGGTGCTCGCCGCGCTGCCGGACGAGCCCATTCCGCCGGGGCGCGCGAAGTCGGCGCGCTTTCTCTACGACGTGCCGATCTACGACGAACAAAGCGCCAAGCCGGCGCCGAAAGCGGTTTGA
- a CDS encoding SDR family oxidoreductase produces the protein MDWDLKDQAILITGAGRGLGRAAAELLARCGARVGACDIDAARCAETVEAIRESGGRAADFAFDVADRDAFHAAAAQFAQHSGRIDAVVNNAMLLRYEPIEDVRADVVDRMLGVGIKGSLWGAQALLAHMDKERGGAIVNMASPVAEKGFPNTAVYSLVKGALVTLTKTLSAELGPKKVRVNAVAPGSVPTPGALGLNTEEEYARRTRTIPLRRLGSADDNAQAVAFLLSPAASFINGEILHVDGGIAAAG, from the coding sequence ATGGATTGGGATCTGAAGGACCAGGCAATATTGATCACCGGCGCCGGACGTGGCCTCGGCCGCGCGGCGGCGGAGCTTTTGGCGCGCTGCGGCGCACGCGTCGGCGCCTGCGATATCGACGCCGCCCGATGCGCGGAGACGGTCGAGGCGATCCGGGAAAGCGGCGGACGCGCGGCGGACTTCGCCTTCGACGTGGCGGACCGCGACGCCTTCCACGCCGCCGCGGCGCAATTCGCGCAGCACAGTGGCCGCATCGACGCCGTCGTCAACAACGCGATGCTGCTGCGCTATGAGCCGATCGAGGACGTGCGCGCGGACGTGGTGGACCGGATGCTTGGTGTGGGGATCAAGGGATCGCTGTGGGGAGCCCAGGCCCTGCTCGCCCACATGGACAAGGAGCGCGGCGGCGCCATCGTGAACATGGCCTCGCCGGTCGCCGAGAAGGGCTTTCCCAACACGGCGGTCTACAGCCTGGTGAAGGGCGCGCTCGTCACGCTCACCAAGACGCTGTCGGCGGAGCTCGGGCCGAAGAAAGTCCGCGTTAATGCGGTGGCACCCGGATCGGTGCCGACGCCCGGCGCGCTCGGCCTCAACACCGAAGAGGAATATGCGCGGCGCACGCGAACGATACCGCTGCGCCGGCTGGGGAGCGCCGACGACAACGCGCAGGCGGTTGCGTTCCTGCTCTCGCCGGCCGCATCCTTCATCAACGGCGAAATCCTGCATGTCGACGGCGGCATCGCCGCGGCCGGCTAG
- a CDS encoding MBL fold metallo-hydrolase: MAAEHIRTWRIGDVEIARIVEVNDHTDPFSMLSKDLTAEDALQYDWLQPNFITPDGRMKISFQCFVLRSGKDSVMIDTCIGNDRAREFDIFTNLHTSFLEDLKVAGFPRETITKVLCTHLHFDHVGWNTMKVDRKWIPTFPNARYLFGAKEYEHWLMLERTGGYHDVTHMTDSIRPVVEAGLVDFIDPTARITDEVSLIPTPGHTPGHMSVLIQSKGEEAIITGDMMHHPIQLAECDRVANFDMDKEQGVKTRKAMIERVADKNILVIGTHFTHPSSGYVVSDTKNWKLKAV, translated from the coding sequence ATGGCCGCGGAACACATCAGGACATGGCGGATCGGCGACGTCGAGATCGCGCGCATCGTCGAGGTCAACGATCATACCGACCCGTTCAGCATGCTGTCGAAGGACCTCACGGCCGAAGACGCCCTGCAATATGATTGGCTGCAGCCGAACTTCATCACGCCGGACGGGCGGATGAAGATCTCCTTCCAGTGCTTCGTCCTGCGCTCGGGCAAGGACAGCGTGATGATCGACACCTGCATCGGCAACGACCGGGCGCGGGAATTCGACATCTTCACGAACCTGCACACCAGCTTCCTCGAGGACCTCAAGGTCGCCGGCTTTCCGCGCGAGACGATCACCAAGGTGCTGTGCACGCATCTGCATTTCGACCATGTCGGCTGGAACACGATGAAGGTCGACAGAAAGTGGATCCCGACCTTCCCCAATGCCCGCTATCTGTTCGGCGCCAAGGAATACGAGCACTGGCTGATGCTGGAGCGGACCGGCGGCTATCACGACGTCACGCACATGACCGACTCGATTCGCCCGGTCGTCGAGGCCGGCCTGGTCGATTTCATCGATCCGACGGCCCGGATCACCGACGAGGTGAGCCTTATCCCCACGCCCGGTCACACGCCGGGGCATATGAGCGTGCTGATCCAGTCCAAAGGCGAGGAAGCGATCATCACCGGCGACATGATGCATCACCCGATCCAGCTCGCCGAATGCGACCGCGTCGCCAATTTCGACATGGACAAGGAACAGGGCGTCAAGACGCGCAAGGCGATGATCGAGCGCGTGGCGGACAAGAACATTCTCGTCATCGGCACGCATTTCACCCATCCCTCGTCGGGCTATGTGGTGAGCGACACGAAAAACTGGAAGCTGAAGGCCGTCTGA